The Candidatus Nitrosymbiomonas proteolyticus genome has a segment encoding these proteins:
- a CDS encoding 50S ribosomal protein L21, with protein sequence MYAIVKTGGKQYRAEKGATLVVERLEGEVGAKLDLDEVLMVVADDSVKVGSPLVKGAKVKVEILAQAKAPKINAFNYKPKKNERKRWGHRQQMTHLKVTDVVSGG encoded by the coding sequence ATGTACGCGATTGTCAAGACCGGAGGCAAACAATACCGCGCCGAAAAGGGCGCCACGCTCGTCGTGGAGAGGCTCGAAGGCGAAGTGGGGGCTAAGCTCGACCTCGATGAAGTGCTGATGGTCGTCGCCGACGACTCCGTGAAGGTCGGATCGCCGCTCGTCAAAGGCGCCAAGGTCAAAGTTGAGATTCTCGCTCAGGCGAAAGCGCCGAAGATCAACGCTTTCAACTACAAGCCCAAGAAGAACGAGCGCAAGCGGTGGGGGCATCGGCAGCAAATGACTCACCTCAAGGTCACCGACGTGGTGTCGGGAGGCTAA
- a CDS encoding ankyrin repeat protein: MLSFLFLVTAFQDSSQTYQELIKAVQKSDVATVRRILDSGVHPDLTEGGVRTSFRTALYWASLFNRNPEADESIATLLIAHGATLYPGNSSIFHKAASSGAIGVLRACLKAGSDPNEVHWDRRPLFLAVGRFRQTRGYRTKEAPVRPLMVKELIGAGADVHLPVKENGSKALHVAAFNAFPECLKILLDAGADLNEQTFDDGYTPLHCALLDDSPECLQTARILLDRGARLDLEDVHNRTVEQMVRQKRYTAAIELIEEYKKKRSPPRGA; encoded by the coding sequence ATGTTGAGTTTTCTGTTCTTAGTAACGGCCTTTCAAGACTCCAGCCAAACATACCAAGAACTGATCAAGGCGGTCCAAAAGAGCGACGTCGCTACCGTCCGACGGATTCTGGATTCAGGAGTCCACCCTGACCTGACTGAGGGAGGTGTGCGAACGAGCTTTCGAACGGCACTCTATTGGGCGTCGTTGTTCAACCGAAATCCGGAAGCCGACGAATCCATTGCGACCCTCCTCATCGCCCACGGCGCAACGCTGTATCCTGGTAACTCCAGCATTTTCCACAAGGCTGCCAGTTCGGGAGCCATCGGCGTACTCAGGGCTTGCCTAAAGGCGGGGAGCGACCCTAATGAAGTGCATTGGGATAGGAGGCCCTTATTCTTGGCGGTCGGACGGTTTAGGCAAACACGCGGATACCGGACCAAAGAAGCGCCCGTACGCCCCCTCATGGTAAAGGAACTGATCGGGGCCGGGGCGGACGTTCATCTCCCCGTCAAGGAAAACGGCAGCAAGGCTCTTCATGTCGCGGCGTTCAATGCGTTTCCCGAGTGCCTCAAGATACTCCTCGACGCTGGGGCGGACCTCAACGAGCAGACCTTTGACGATGGATACACGCCCTTACATTGCGCTCTCTTGGACGACAGCCCGGAGTGCTTGCAGACCGCCCGCATCCTTCTCGACCGGGGCGCAAGGCTCGACCTTGAAGACGTTCATAACCGCACGGTCGAACAGATGGTCCGGCAGAAGCGCTACACCGCAGCGATCGAACTGATCGAGGAGTACAAGAAGAAGCGTTCGCCGCCCCGTGGCGCTTGA
- a CDS encoding 30S ribosomal protein S6 produces MNQRQYEAMFIAKPELSDADVNKLGDKFKSIIEGKGGTITEGKIWDKRRLAYEIQGYREGTYYLLQFECGPDVPHEVNRLMSINDDVIRHRLFQVGE; encoded by the coding sequence ATGAATCAACGACAATACGAGGCGATGTTCATTGCCAAGCCCGAACTCTCCGACGCCGACGTCAACAAGCTTGGAGACAAGTTCAAATCCATCATTGAAGGAAAGGGCGGCACGATTACCGAAGGAAAGATCTGGGACAAACGAAGGCTGGCCTACGAAATCCAGGGGTACCGCGAGGGAACGTACTACCTGTTGCAGTTCGAATGCGGCCCGGACGTCCCTCATGAGGTCAACCGCCTTATGTCCATCAACGACGACGTCATTCGGCACAGGCTCTTTCAAGTCGGCGAATGA
- a CDS encoding single-stranded DNA-binding protein produces MTNRVVLVGRLTHDPQLRQTTTGKNVCDFQIAVTKRFKPQDGSPDADFFRVIAWGSTADYVSNYLAKGRLVAVDGRLQSRKYVASDGSNREVVEVVAENIQGLDRPRDDAGADAPHRDDPTPPDAPESEYDPFADE; encoded by the coding sequence TTGACGAACCGAGTAGTTTTGGTAGGTAGGCTCACGCATGATCCGCAATTGCGGCAAACGACCACGGGCAAGAACGTCTGTGACTTTCAAATCGCCGTCACCAAGAGATTCAAACCCCAGGACGGGTCGCCCGATGCGGACTTCTTTCGAGTCATCGCCTGGGGGAGCACGGCCGACTACGTGTCGAACTACCTCGCCAAGGGTAGGCTCGTCGCCGTAGACGGCAGACTTCAATCGCGCAAGTACGTGGCCAGCGACGGATCGAATCGTGAGGTTGTCGAGGTGGTCGCCGAGAACATCCAAGGGCTCGATCGGCCAAGAGACGACGCAGGGGCCGACGCTCCGCATCGCGACGATCCGACGCCGCCTGATGCGCCCGAGTCCGAATACGACCCGTTCGCCGATGAGTGA